Proteins encoded together in one Anticarsia gemmatalis isolate Benzon Research Colony breed Stoneville strain chromosome 1, ilAntGemm2 primary, whole genome shotgun sequence window:
- the LOC142972492 gene encoding uncharacterized protein LOC142972492: protein MKKIYRERTTVTLDSKMAYKIYLVLFVVYLSVTLVFTRDNAVNHQEFKTVFQLYQSRFKRDIPVLSPGSAVRQVQPNVVVMPSVPNTYGTYPGSSYGVNRAPTVVVSMPNDVYNTPVVANPYGPTRL from the exons atgaaaaaaatataccgtGAGAGAACGACAGTGACGCTTGATTCCAAAATGGCTTATAAAATTTAtctagttttatttgttgtttatttaagtgTCACTTTAGTTTTTACCAGGGACAACGCAGTGAACCATcag gaATTTAAAACAGTATTCCAATTATACCAAAGCCGGTTCAAAAGGGACATTCCTGTATTAA GTCCTGGCAGTGCAGTGAGACAAGTGCAACCAAATGTAGTCGTCATGCCAAGCG TCCCCAACACCTACGGAACATATCCTGGTTCTTCATATGGCGTCAACAGAGCTCCTACTGTAGTTGTCAGCATGCCAA ATGACGTGTACAACACACCAGTAGTTGCTAACCCGTACGGGCCAACAAGATTATAG
- the LOC142972513 gene encoding uncharacterized protein LOC142972513 yields MWKYQVLFVVLFLQCIVGKENTVYQVSGVELVDLLRGFYPKDGRLKLTEVKGDRSSLSDGIYFEPEDDALSPPDEPKYLYLNGQGKKSSLDKKPDGITTGN; encoded by the exons ATGTGGAAGTATCAAGTCTTGTTCGTCGTTCTTTTCTTGCAATGTATTGTTGGGAAAGAAAATACCGTTTACCAAGTATCTGGGGTTGAGCTTGTGGACTTACTCCGAGGGTTCTACCCTAAGGATGGAAGGTTGAAGCTGACTGAAGTGAAGGGAGACCGGAGCAGCCTGTCTGATGGAATATACTTCGAACCCGAAGATGACGCGTTGTCGCCACCTGATGAGCCCAAATACTTGTATTTGAAT GGGCAAGGAAAAAAATCCAGTTTGGATAAAAAACCAGATGGAATCACGACGGGCAATTAG
- the LOC142972419 gene encoding uncharacterized protein LOC142972419 isoform X2 has protein sequence MGYSGVVCALALAAVAAASPSVRDNSLDVGERVVLVAPVLAPPRDSRTHSTDRSRQFPILVLLAQSNPSDYGRLEPEERSLKGNPVPIYVKKLEDQDVPTAHNRQKRHLLKKKLLGHHGHSGGYDGGYNGGYNGGHGGGSGYGGGGGYGGGGGGGGGGGGGGGGGGYGGGYGGGFGGGYGGGPSQGGYGGGPSHGGGCGGGCGGNYGGGNGYSSSSASASASASASSSGYGKK, from the exons ATGGGATACAGTGGTGTGGTGTGCGCTCTTGCGctggcggcggtggcggcggcgtcGCCGTCCGTCCGAGACAACTCGTTGGATGTTGGCGAGAGAGTAGTCCTCGTCGCGCCGGTGCTTGCCCCCCCGAGGGACTCCAGGACGCACTCGACGGACCGGTCGCGCCAGTTCCCCATACTCGTGCTGTTGGCACAATCGAACCCATCGGACTACGGCCGGCTCGAGCCCGAAGAAAGATCCTTAAAAGGAAACCCGGTGCCCATTTATGTCAAG AAACTTGAAGACCAAGATGTACCAACTGCACACAACAGGCAGAAGCGCCACTTGCTGAAGAAGAAACTCTTAG GTCACCACGGGCATAGTGGTGGGTATGACGGCGGATACAATGGGGGATACAACGGAGGTCACGGAGGTGGGAGTGGTTACGGAGGAGGCGGTGGATACGGCGGCGGGGGTGgcggaggcggcggcggcggtggtggcggcggcggcggtggttACGGCGGCGGCTACGGGGGTGGTTTTGGCGGAGGTTACGGCGGAGGACCAAGTCAAGGCGGCTACGGCGGCGGCCCCAGCCACGGCGGCGGGTGCGGCGGAGGCTGCGGCGGTAACTACGGCGGAGGCAACGGCTATTCGTCATCCTCTGCTTCAGCTTCTGCGTCCGCAAGCGCGTCTTCCAGCGG GTACGGTAAGAAGTAA
- the LOC142972419 gene encoding uncharacterized protein LOC142972419 isoform X1, whose translation MGYSGVVCALALAAVAAASPSVRDNSLDVGERVVLVAPVLAPPRDSRTHSTDRSRQFPILVLLAQSNPSDYGRLEPEERSLKGNPVPIYVKKLEDQDVPTAHNRQKRHLLKKKLLGIGGGGLAFGGGFSLGGGGGGYDGGHGGGYGGGYGGGGGGGGGGGGGGGFGGGGGGGYGGGYGGGYGGGNGGGYGGGHGGGYNVGHEEPSKTIIIKVVKEHGHHGHSGGYDGGYNGGYNGGHGGGSGYGGGGGYGGGGGGGGGGGGGGGGGGYGGGYGGGFGGGYGGGPSQGGYGGGPSHGGGCGGGCGGNYGGGNGYSSSSASASASASASSSGYGKK comes from the exons ATGGGATACAGTGGTGTGGTGTGCGCTCTTGCGctggcggcggtggcggcggcgtcGCCGTCCGTCCGAGACAACTCGTTGGATGTTGGCGAGAGAGTAGTCCTCGTCGCGCCGGTGCTTGCCCCCCCGAGGGACTCCAGGACGCACTCGACGGACCGGTCGCGCCAGTTCCCCATACTCGTGCTGTTGGCACAATCGAACCCATCGGACTACGGCCGGCTCGAGCCCGAAGAAAGATCCTTAAAAGGAAACCCGGTGCCCATTTATGTCAAG AAACTTGAAGACCAAGATGTACCAACTGCACACAACAGGCAGAAGCGCCACTTGCTGAAGAAGAAACTCTTAGGTATTGGCGGAGGAGGCCTCGCCTTCGGTGGAGGTTTCAGCCTCGGCGGAGGCGGCGGTGGATATGACGGGGGTCACGGAGGAGGCTACGGGGGCGGTTACGGAGGAGGCGGTGGGGGAGGCGGGGGCGGAGGCGGCGGGGGAGGCTTTGGCGGCGGCGGAGGAGGAGGCTATGGCGGAGGCTACGGTGGCGGCTATGGCGGAGGCAACGGTGGCGGCTACGGGGGAGGCCACGGTGGAGGCTACAATGTTGGCCACGAAGAACCCTCCAAAACAATCATTATAAAAGTTGTTAAAGAGCATG GTCACCACGGGCATAGTGGTGGGTATGACGGCGGATACAATGGGGGATACAACGGAGGTCACGGAGGTGGGAGTGGTTACGGAGGAGGCGGTGGATACGGCGGCGGGGGTGgcggaggcggcggcggcggtggtggcggcggcggcggtggttACGGCGGCGGCTACGGGGGTGGTTTTGGCGGAGGTTACGGCGGAGGACCAAGTCAAGGCGGCTACGGCGGCGGCCCCAGCCACGGCGGCGGGTGCGGCGGAGGCTGCGGCGGTAACTACGGCGGAGGCAACGGCTATTCGTCATCCTCTGCTTCAGCTTCTGCGTCCGCAAGCGCGTCTTCCAGCGG GTACGGTAAGAAGTAA